The following proteins are co-located in the Paenibacillus sp. FSL H8-0079 genome:
- a CDS encoding cytochrome C oxidase subunit IV family protein, giving the protein MSAQDKTDEQPVKHRHRTEGPQKHVVVFIFSIILTLIAFAAATAGGVNTTFTIIILLVMAILQVFVQLGYWMHMKDKGHLMPILFMAFGFFVAFTCIIMALYWVWW; this is encoded by the coding sequence ATGTCGGCACAGGATAAGACAGATGAACAGCCTGTGAAACACCGTCACCGGACGGAAGGGCCACAGAAACACGTCGTGGTGTTTATTTTCTCCATTATTCTCACGCTGATTGCGTTTGCGGCTGCTACTGCTGGAGGGGTCAACACAACCTTTACGATTATTATTTTGCTCGTCATGGCGATTCTTCAGGTATTCGTTCAATTGGGTTACTGGATGCACATGAAGGATAAAGGGCATTTGATGCCAATCCTGTTCATGGCCTTTGGATTTTTCGTAGCCTTTACGTGCATCATTATGGCACTGTATTGGGTCTGGTGGTAA
- a CDS encoding GntR family transcriptional regulator — protein MKIPIQINENSAEPLYHQIENQLRSLIITGQLGEGTHLPSIREFAGALNCSVITVRRVYQDLENEGLLRTKQGTGTFVAQVEAVDRENYRLKAAQEAMQAAVQSGKSVGCTEEEMESLFREVLKTIYAK, from the coding sequence GTGAAAATACCCATTCAAATTAATGAAAATAGCGCTGAACCTTTATACCACCAAATTGAAAATCAGTTAAGATCGTTAATTATTACGGGTCAGTTAGGGGAGGGAACACATTTGCCGTCCATTCGTGAGTTCGCCGGAGCGCTGAATTGCAGTGTTATTACGGTTAGACGGGTCTATCAGGATCTGGAGAATGAAGGTCTGCTTCGTACGAAGCAGGGGACAGGTACATTTGTGGCCCAGGTAGAAGCCGTCGACAGAGAAAATTATAGATTGAAGGCCGCACAGGAAGCGATGCAGGCAGCGGTGCAGTCCGGGAAATCGGTAGGCTGTACGGAAGAAGAGATGGAGAGCCTGTTCCGGGAAGTCCTGAAGACTATTTACGCGAAGTAA
- a CDS encoding cytochrome c oxidase subunit 3, protein MTTSHAEPVNDKLPHEPEKATLEGRNKLIAFWLFLGGETVLFGTLFATFLALRGQTNDGPTANELFHLPLVAAATFILLVSSLTSVFAIQAMHKGKRDALALWLGITVVLGMGFLALEIYEFYEYVKHKEFGMTTSAFSSAFYTLVGFHGAHVAFGIVWIGIIIGQLFKKGLTVVTAPKVYVSAMYWHFIDVVWVFIFTVVYLLGKVG, encoded by the coding sequence ATGACAACCTCACATGCCGAACCGGTGAACGACAAGTTGCCGCATGAACCGGAGAAAGCAACGCTGGAAGGACGTAACAAGCTTATCGCCTTCTGGTTGTTCCTTGGCGGCGAGACGGTACTGTTCGGTACACTCTTTGCTACCTTCCTGGCTCTTCGTGGTCAAACCAATGATGGACCTACGGCGAATGAATTGTTCCACCTGCCGCTCGTGGCCGCTGCAACGTTCATACTCCTGGTTAGTAGTTTGACGAGTGTATTTGCGATTCAGGCTATGCATAAGGGTAAGCGTGATGCACTGGCATTGTGGCTGGGTATCACGGTAGTACTGGGTATGGGATTTCTTGCACTGGAAATATACGAGTTCTATGAGTATGTGAAACATAAAGAGTTCGGCATGACCACGAGTGCATTCAGTTCAGCATTCTATACACTGGTCGGGTTCCACGGAGCCCACGTTGCTTTTGGTATTGTGTGGATCGGAATCATTATCGGGCAGCTGTTCAAAAAAGGATTGACGGTCGTAACTGCACCTAAAGTATACGTCTCCGCAATGTACTGGCACTTTATTGACGTGGTCTGGGTGTTCATCTTTACGGTCGTGTACCTGCTCGGAAAGGTGGGGTAA
- the ctaG gene encoding cytochrome c oxidase assembly factor CtaG: protein MLGLQYFSFNDLWSPLVLALFLIIAAAYLVLVGPLSEQIKDAEPATAVQKIMFITGLFVLYLAQAGPFNLLGHVMFSFHMVSMAFSYLVAPPLMMKGLPIWVWRRIVRWLPTRQLSFLAHPIVAAVLFNGLFSLYHLPIVHDYVMLNFTVHRLYYIALFITSMLMWWTLLNPLPEGRQASGLSKIGFIFLNMVLLTPACGLIIFASEPLYQTYSNPAVWAEAMRYCVSGDSTTLLRSFGGPSFFNFLSSAKEDQQVGGIVMKFIQEGIFASMLAYVFFQWYRKEKQEDDDDSYPAGGSGGPLNPAAK, encoded by the coding sequence ATGCTCGGGTTGCAATACTTTAGTTTTAACGACTTATGGAGTCCGCTTGTATTGGCTTTATTTCTGATCATTGCTGCAGCTTATTTGGTGCTTGTCGGACCATTAAGCGAGCAAATAAAGGATGCAGAGCCAGCGACTGCTGTGCAGAAAATCATGTTTATTACAGGGCTGTTTGTCCTGTATCTGGCTCAGGCAGGGCCCTTTAATCTGCTCGGTCACGTGATGTTTAGCTTCCACATGGTAAGCATGGCGTTCTCCTATCTGGTAGCCCCGCCGCTGATGATGAAAGGATTACCGATCTGGGTATGGCGCAGAATCGTACGCTGGTTGCCTACACGCCAGCTATCGTTCCTGGCTCATCCAATCGTTGCGGCAGTGCTCTTTAATGGACTGTTCTCGCTGTATCATCTGCCGATTGTGCATGACTACGTGATGTTGAATTTTACCGTTCACCGGTTGTATTATATCGCACTGTTCATCACTTCCATGCTCATGTGGTGGACATTACTGAATCCGTTACCAGAAGGTAGACAAGCATCGGGGTTATCCAAGATCGGTTTTATTTTCTTGAATATGGTGCTGCTTACGCCTGCGTGTGGATTAATTATCTTTGCATCTGAGCCTTTGTATCAGACGTACAGCAACCCGGCGGTGTGGGCTGAAGCTATGCGGTATTGTGTGTCTGGAGATTCTACGACGTTACTTCGCTCATTCGGTGGGCCGTCTTTCTTCAACTTTTTGTCTTCCGCGAAGGAAGATCAGCAAGTCGGAGGGATTGTAATGAAGTTTATTCAAGAGGGGATCTTTGCCTCCATGCTGGCCTATGTATTTTTCCAGTGGTATCGGAAAGAGAAACAGGAAGATGACGATGATTCGTATCCTGCAGGTGGCTCTGGAGGGCCGCTCAATCCGGCTGCCAAATAA
- the map gene encoding type I methionyl aminopeptidase: protein MHVDPILKTKEEIGYMREAGRILRSCHQHIEQWMVPGITTAEINERVEEFLAEHGATPEQKGYKGYPYATCASVNEVVCHGFPGDEVLASGDVVTIDMVVNKDGWLADSAWTYGIDEPSRSVRKLMRRTEKALERAIAQAVPGNTLGDIGSAIERTAKLYRYGIVKPLIGHGIGQYIHEPPNVLPYGKRRTGLMLTEGMVITIEPIFTKGSSGAVVWDEDGWTVRTVDGSWGVQYEHTVAITGDGPLILTNGT from the coding sequence ATGCATGTGGACCCTATACTGAAAACCAAAGAAGAGATTGGCTACATGCGGGAAGCAGGACGTATTTTGCGAAGCTGTCACCAACATATTGAGCAGTGGATGGTCCCCGGTATCACGACAGCAGAGATCAACGAGCGGGTGGAAGAATTTCTCGCAGAACATGGGGCCACACCGGAGCAGAAAGGGTACAAAGGATATCCTTACGCGACTTGTGCCTCCGTCAATGAAGTGGTCTGCCACGGATTTCCGGGTGATGAGGTGCTGGCGAGCGGAGATGTGGTGACCATCGATATGGTGGTAAACAAAGACGGCTGGCTTGCTGACTCGGCCTGGACATATGGAATTGATGAACCAAGCAGATCCGTTCGCAAGCTGATGAGGCGTACAGAGAAGGCGCTTGAGCGGGCCATTGCACAAGCAGTTCCGGGCAACACGCTCGGAGATATTGGAAGCGCCATTGAACGAACAGCCAAACTATATCGATATGGCATTGTGAAGCCCCTCATCGGTCATGGGATTGGTCAGTATATTCATGAACCGCCGAATGTACTGCCTTATGGCAAACGCAGAACGGGTTTGATGCTTACCGAGGGCATGGTTATTACCATTGAACCGATCTTTACGAAAGGCAGTTCAGGAGCCGTTGTATGGGATGAGGATGGGTGGACGGTGAGGACGGTGGATGGCAGCTGGGGAGTTCAGTATGAGCACACGGTTGCCATAACCGGAGACGGCCCATTGATCCTGACCAATGGTACGTGA
- a CDS encoding ATP-binding cassette domain-containing protein, translated as MNRLELKQVVKQYADKTAVNGVTLNVKEGEIYGLLGANGAGKTTTMRMVLGLIHPDGGNILYNGKSYNTELQQIMGYLPEERGLYPKVKVSEQINYLARLRGMNGKDADQSLKYWLDRFEVPEYYDKKIEELSKGNQQKMGFIAAVVHRPQILILDEAFSGLDPVNVEILKSTVKELRDEGTAILFSTHRMEHVEELCRQITILHSSNTVVQGEIKEIKSRYPREQVYLSTLGNVDGLELLPGVKKVERNERGYLIHIGQVEAAQEILRTAMAQTTVEHFEIKEPTLNQIFIREVGESNE; from the coding sequence ATGAACCGATTGGAATTAAAGCAAGTCGTTAAGCAATATGCAGACAAAACAGCCGTTAATGGAGTCACGCTCAATGTAAAAGAAGGGGAGATTTATGGATTACTCGGAGCCAATGGTGCAGGCAAAACAACAACAATGCGCATGGTGCTCGGACTGATTCACCCGGACGGAGGGAATATCCTGTACAACGGCAAGTCCTATAATACGGAGCTGCAACAGATTATGGGTTATCTTCCGGAAGAGCGCGGTTTGTACCCGAAGGTGAAAGTCAGCGAACAAATTAATTATCTGGCACGGCTTCGTGGTATGAATGGCAAGGATGCAGACCAGAGCCTCAAGTACTGGTTGGATCGTTTTGAGGTACCCGAGTATTACGACAAGAAGATTGAGGAGTTATCCAAAGGTAACCAGCAGAAAATGGGCTTTATCGCCGCGGTGGTTCATAGACCCCAGATTCTCATTCTGGATGAAGCGTTCAGCGGACTGGACCCTGTCAATGTAGAGATACTCAAATCCACCGTTAAGGAATTGCGTGATGAAGGAACAGCGATACTGTTCTCCACACACCGGATGGAACACGTTGAGGAGTTGTGTCGTCAGATCACCATTTTGCATAGTTCCAATACCGTAGTGCAAGGAGAGATCAAAGAGATCAAGAGCCGTTATCCGCGTGAGCAAGTGTATCTGAGTACGCTTGGAAATGTGGATGGATTGGAGCTATTGCCTGGTGTGAAGAAAGTCGAGCGGAACGAGCGTGGATACCTGATACATATTGGACAGGTGGAAGCCGCTCAGGAGATTCTCAGAACAGCGATGGCACAGACGACAGTGGAGCACTTTGAGATCAAGGAACCAACGCTTAACCAAATCTTTATTCGTGAGGTAGGTGAGTCGAATGAATAA
- the coxB gene encoding cytochrome c oxidase subunit II — translation MMKQWQVAKRILPLLAVFSLLLSACGREDLSVMKPQGPVAQGQYDLMKLSIAIMIVVLIIVFAIAAYVLIRFRRRAGQTEMPEQVEGNFKLEVIWTAIPLLLVIVLAVPTVQTIFAQGEDLSNDKNALKVQVTSHQYWWEFTYPQYDVTTAQDLIIPTGTKIAFELKTADVLHSFWVPSLAGKMDTNPDGTLNKFSFSAPNEGVYRGKCAELCGRSHAFMEFKVKAVSQESFDRWVNQMKAPAVLPEDAQLAEKFKTNCLSCHAVGDQGGPVAPDLTGIGGKESVAGILLNYREGQEEGNPVLDNMKEWLHDPQSVKPGNTMPNPKDLGLTDEEIDGIAEYLANYKLDYE, via the coding sequence ATGATGAAACAGTGGCAGGTTGCAAAGCGAATTCTCCCCTTGCTGGCGGTGTTCTCTTTGCTGCTATCCGCATGCGGGCGGGAAGACTTGTCGGTAATGAAACCTCAGGGTCCTGTGGCGCAAGGCCAATATGATCTGATGAAGCTGTCCATCGCGATTATGATTGTGGTGCTCATCATTGTATTCGCCATAGCGGCCTATGTCCTGATCCGGTTTCGCAGACGGGCCGGGCAGACTGAGATGCCCGAACAGGTTGAAGGGAATTTCAAGCTGGAAGTAATATGGACAGCCATTCCGTTATTGTTGGTTATTGTGCTGGCAGTACCGACGGTACAAACGATTTTTGCCCAAGGCGAAGATTTGTCCAATGACAAAAACGCACTTAAGGTCCAAGTCACCTCGCATCAGTACTGGTGGGAATTCACTTATCCTCAATATGACGTAACCACCGCTCAAGATCTCATCATCCCGACCGGAACCAAAATCGCATTCGAATTGAAAACCGCTGACGTGCTTCACTCCTTCTGGGTGCCGTCACTTGCGGGAAAAATGGACACAAACCCGGATGGAACGCTTAATAAGTTCAGTTTTTCCGCACCAAATGAAGGCGTTTACCGCGGTAAATGTGCCGAGTTATGCGGCAGATCGCATGCTTTCATGGAATTCAAGGTAAAAGCAGTGAGTCAGGAATCCTTTGACAGATGGGTGAATCAAATGAAAGCACCCGCAGTCCTTCCTGAAGATGCTCAATTGGCCGAAAAATTCAAAACAAACTGCCTTTCTTGCCACGCTGTTGGCGATCAAGGTGGACCTGTTGCACCTGACCTGACGGGAATCGGCGGCAAAGAATCTGTCGCAGGCATTCTGTTGAATTATCGTGAGGGACAAGAAGAAGGTAATCCGGTACTGGATAACATGAAAGAATGGCTCCATGATCCACAATCCGTGAAGCCGGGTAATACCATGCCGAATCCCAAAGATCTTGGGTTGACGGATGAAGAAATCGACGGAATTGCCGAATATCTGGCCAACTACAAATTGGACTATGAATAG
- the ctaD gene encoding cytochrome c oxidase subunit I, which translates to MAHAHSVKRYRGLMDWITTVDHKKIAILYLVAGGFFFGIGGIEAILIRIQLMKPMNDFVSAQVFNELITMHGTTMIFLGVMPLIFAIMNAVVPLQIGARDVAFPFLNALGFWTFLFGGLLLNLSWVMGGAPDAGWTSYTPLSGSEYSGTHGVDFYTIGLQIAGLGTLIGGINFLATIITMRAPGMSYMRMPMFTWTTFITSAIILFAFPAITVGLVLLTFDRILGANFFDVAGGGNPVLWQHIFWIFGHPEVYILILPAFGIISEVIPTFSRKRLFGYSSMVFATILIAFLGFMVWAHHMFTTGLGNVANALFSISTMLIAVPTGIKIFNWLFTMWGGQIRFTAANLFAVGFVPTFVMGGVTGVMLASAPADFQFHDTYFVVAHFHYVIVGGLVLGLFSGLHYWWPKMFGRILSETLGKWTFWTFMIGFQLTFFVQHFLGLMGMQRRIVTYLPNQDFDLLNLVSSVGAFLMGVGVIMFLVNIVITTRKPAGAPNDPWEDGRTLEWSIPSPPPEYNFKQTPLVRGIDAYWKEKMAGHTEMTPAEPVGSIHMPSATPLPFVMSVGIFIAGLGLMFSKDDFGNAFMNAIFNNYIIVIIGLVITFGAMALRSLYDDHGWHIEPEDQDEKGART; encoded by the coding sequence TTGGCTCATGCGCATAGCGTCAAGAGGTACAGGGGCTTGATGGATTGGATCACCACCGTCGATCACAAAAAAATCGCCATTCTCTATTTGGTTGCGGGTGGATTTTTCTTTGGAATCGGCGGCATTGAAGCCATTTTGATTCGGATTCAACTGATGAAACCGATGAATGATTTTGTATCAGCACAGGTCTTCAACGAATTGATTACCATGCACGGAACAACGATGATTTTCCTTGGTGTCATGCCACTTATATTTGCCATTATGAATGCTGTTGTGCCTTTACAGATCGGGGCACGGGACGTTGCTTTTCCATTTCTTAACGCACTCGGTTTCTGGACGTTCCTGTTTGGGGGGTTGTTGCTGAACTTGAGCTGGGTTATGGGCGGAGCACCTGATGCGGGCTGGACTTCATATACGCCGCTTTCGGGCAGTGAATATAGTGGAACGCATGGCGTGGATTTCTACACCATCGGTCTCCAGATCGCGGGTCTGGGAACACTCATCGGGGGCATTAACTTTCTCGCAACGATTATTACCATGCGTGCTCCAGGCATGTCTTACATGCGGATGCCGATGTTTACATGGACGACATTTATTACATCTGCCATTATCCTTTTTGCTTTTCCTGCCATCACGGTAGGGCTTGTACTTTTAACGTTTGATCGTATTCTGGGAGCGAATTTCTTCGATGTCGCAGGTGGCGGTAACCCGGTACTCTGGCAGCACATCTTCTGGATCTTCGGGCACCCGGAAGTATACATTCTGATCTTGCCGGCATTTGGTATCATCTCGGAGGTTATTCCGACCTTCTCGCGTAAACGGTTGTTCGGATACAGCTCCATGGTATTTGCTACCATCCTGATTGCCTTTCTGGGCTTCATGGTATGGGCGCATCACATGTTTACAACAGGTCTTGGTAATGTAGCCAACGCGCTTTTCTCCATCTCCACGATGTTGATTGCCGTACCTACAGGGATCAAAATCTTTAACTGGCTCTTTACGATGTGGGGTGGACAGATCCGCTTTACGGCGGCAAATCTGTTTGCGGTTGGATTCGTCCCAACCTTCGTTATGGGCGGTGTTACAGGCGTCATGCTGGCATCTGCTCCGGCGGATTTCCAGTTCCATGATACGTACTTTGTTGTCGCCCACTTTCACTACGTTATTGTAGGGGGACTGGTGCTCGGATTGTTCTCGGGACTGCATTACTGGTGGCCTAAGATGTTCGGACGTATTCTGAGCGAAACATTAGGCAAATGGACATTCTGGACATTTATGATCGGTTTCCAATTAACGTTCTTTGTACAGCATTTCCTCGGTCTGATGGGGATGCAGCGCCGGATCGTTACATACTTGCCGAATCAGGACTTTGACCTGCTCAATCTGGTCAGCTCTGTCGGTGCGTTTCTGATGGGTGTTGGGGTGATCATGTTCCTTGTGAACATTGTGATCACAACAAGAAAGCCGGCTGGTGCGCCGAACGATCCGTGGGAAGACGGCCGTACACTGGAATGGTCCATTCCTTCACCGCCACCGGAATATAACTTCAAGCAGACGCCACTGGTACGCGGAATCGATGCGTATTGGAAGGAAAAGATGGCAGGACATACAGAGATGACACCGGCAGAACCCGTAGGTTCGATTCATATGCCTTCAGCAACGCCGTTGCCGTTTGTAATGTCCGTAGGTATCTTTATCGCAGGACTTGGCTTGATGTTCAGCAAGGATGACTTTGGAAATGCATTTATGAACGCAATTTTCAACAATTATATTATAGTTATTATTGGTCTCGTAATCACATTCGGCGCAATGGCCCTTCGTTCACTCTATGATGATCATGGCTGGCATATTGAACCGGAGGATCAGGATGAGAAGGGGGCGAGAACATGA
- a CDS encoding DUF420 domain-containing protein, translated as MDMYFLLPTISTSFIVISAVLVGIGWALIIRGKREAHQSAMVAGAIAALIFFVIYMSRTVFVGNTAWGGDPDLEIFYRIFLIFHIILATVAAVFGISTLVLGFKKKFGTHRRWGKFTSMIWFGSALTGVVVYVLLYLLYPGGHTRPVWEAILGV; from the coding sequence ATGGATATGTATTTTTTGCTACCCACGATCAGTACTTCTTTCATTGTGATTAGTGCAGTACTGGTGGGAATCGGGTGGGCACTGATTATTCGGGGCAAACGTGAGGCACACCAGTCTGCTATGGTCGCAGGAGCGATTGCGGCTTTAATCTTTTTTGTGATCTATATGTCGCGCACGGTGTTCGTGGGCAATACAGCTTGGGGCGGGGACCCGGATCTGGAGATCTTTTACCGGATATTTCTGATTTTTCACATTATCTTGGCTACCGTGGCTGCGGTATTCGGCATCTCCACACTGGTGTTGGGATTCAAAAAGAAGTTCGGAACGCATCGCCGCTGGGGCAAGTTCACGTCCATGATCTGGTTCGGCTCAGCACTGACAGGTGTTGTCGTGTATGTCCTGTTGTATCTCTTATATCCTGGTGGTCATACACGTCCGGTATGGGAAGCTATCCTCGGCGTATAA
- a CDS encoding ABC transporter ATP-binding protein, translating into MEPIAIQLNGVSKMRKRRIIGPIDLSIPEGYVVAILGHNGSGKSTLLNMLQQVVLPDAGQIIWFGKEHEGLLPIELRQQIGFVADNAGSEENRITAQEAAHFRSYWYPRWDMKLFDQLIHDMEVPADVKLNKMSKGERRKFEIAAAIAARPRLLLLDEPSSGLDPFAWKVMVEQFRTFMAGGDTTILIATHIADEVKRLADYIVLMHRGQSLGMAEKDMVLDQWKEVWYEGDLRPESIPGVVESALEEGGLVRVITTRVSEAQERLELSNNRVLRIRNLELDEVLAFWIAGYAPVQWK; encoded by the coding sequence ATGGAACCCATAGCAATCCAGTTGAACGGCGTATCCAAAATGCGAAAACGCAGAATTATTGGCCCGATTGATCTTTCCATCCCGGAAGGGTATGTAGTCGCTATTCTCGGTCATAACGGTTCAGGTAAAAGTACACTTCTTAACATGCTGCAGCAAGTAGTGCTGCCAGATGCCGGACAGATTATATGGTTTGGGAAGGAACATGAGGGGCTGCTCCCCATTGAACTGAGACAACAGATCGGTTTTGTGGCAGATAACGCTGGTTCGGAAGAGAACCGGATAACAGCTCAGGAAGCAGCCCATTTCCGGTCCTACTGGTACCCGCGTTGGGATATGAAGTTGTTCGACCAACTGATACACGATATGGAAGTGCCTGCTGATGTGAAGCTGAACAAGATGTCCAAGGGAGAACGGCGAAAGTTTGAGATTGCAGCTGCAATTGCAGCTCGCCCAAGATTATTACTTTTGGATGAGCCTTCATCAGGACTGGACCCCTTTGCCTGGAAAGTGATGGTTGAGCAGTTCCGTACCTTCATGGCGGGGGGAGACACCACGATTCTGATTGCCACACATATTGCGGACGAAGTCAAAAGGCTTGCGGATTACATCGTATTGATGCACCGTGGTCAGTCGCTGGGGATGGCCGAGAAAGATATGGTGCTCGATCAGTGGAAGGAAGTCTGGTATGAAGGAGACTTAAGACCAGAGAGTATCCCTGGTGTTGTGGAATCTGCTTTGGAAGAGGGAGGTCTGGTTCGCGTAATTACAACCCGGGTCAGCGAAGCGCAGGAAAGGCTGGAGCTGTCGAATAACCGAGTATTGAGAATCCGTAACTTGGAATTGGATGAAGTGCTGGCATTCTGGATTGCCGGGTATGCACCCGTACAGTGGAAATAA
- a CDS encoding ABC transporter permease has translation MNKMGTITGFTFKNKVKTKSFMVTTIVLALLISIGLNVPYFITLFNGGPIGGASSSNPVNIGLLSTGQPEVSEKLESFSAAQGDQAYRFITSGDKDEAALAADAEAGLTDGYLKFETVAGQEFPQPILYSAEDVSPQIIASIEAALQSVKLDVVVKDVLTAEQKELITTPVKLTEQSLSTDESGADTESEGAMSPINYIVVYLLIILLFTSTMMTGNMIASEITAEKSSRIMEILITSVSPLSQMFGKIIGIFMVGMLQIGIFGAVVAGNILLPHNRAVLGDFNMNVSDVNIAVIVYGLIFYILGYFLYAVLFAAIGSMVSRTEELGQAVLPITMLSLVSFYIAIFSIATPNILLLKIASFIPFTSPTAILVRIGAGVAPTWEILTSLAILIVSIIIFGWLAAKIYRTGVLMYGKRPTFKELFKAMKAYKI, from the coding sequence ATGAATAAAATGGGAACGATTACGGGATTTACTTTTAAGAACAAGGTTAAAACGAAATCATTCATGGTGACGACCATTGTACTTGCACTTTTAATTTCTATAGGACTCAATGTTCCATATTTCATTACCTTATTCAACGGGGGTCCCATTGGCGGAGCTTCAAGCAGTAATCCTGTAAATATTGGTCTTTTAAGTACGGGGCAGCCTGAAGTTTCCGAGAAACTGGAGAGTTTCTCTGCGGCTCAAGGAGATCAGGCCTATCGATTCATCACCAGTGGTGACAAAGATGAGGCAGCTCTTGCGGCGGATGCGGAAGCAGGGCTTACGGATGGTTATCTGAAGTTTGAAACTGTCGCTGGACAGGAGTTCCCGCAGCCTATTCTGTATTCAGCAGAAGACGTATCACCTCAGATCATTGCATCTATTGAAGCTGCATTGCAGAGTGTGAAGCTGGATGTGGTTGTGAAGGATGTACTCACAGCGGAGCAGAAGGAACTGATTACAACACCTGTGAAGCTCACCGAGCAAAGCTTGAGTACAGATGAAAGCGGAGCAGATACTGAGTCTGAAGGCGCAATGAGCCCGATAAACTATATTGTGGTGTACTTGTTGATCATCCTACTGTTTACCTCGACTATGATGACAGGCAACATGATTGCCTCCGAGATCACAGCTGAGAAGAGCTCACGTATTATGGAGATTCTGATTACGAGTGTATCACCGCTCAGTCAGATGTTTGGTAAAATCATCGGTATTTTCATGGTGGGGATGCTGCAAATTGGGATCTTCGGAGCAGTGGTTGCCGGAAATATCTTGCTGCCGCATAACCGTGCAGTATTAGGTGACTTCAATATGAATGTAAGTGATGTGAATATTGCGGTTATTGTGTACGGACTCATCTTCTACATTCTGGGTTACTTCCTGTATGCCGTGTTGTTTGCTGCCATTGGTTCAATGGTAAGTCGTACTGAAGAACTCGGTCAGGCTGTTCTGCCAATCACGATGCTGTCGCTCGTTTCCTTCTATATTGCGATCTTCAGTATTGCTACGCCGAACATTCTGTTGTTGAAAATCGCAAGCTTCATTCCGTTCACGTCGCCGACCGCGATTCTGGTACGAATTGGCGCAGGAGTTGCACCAACTTGGGAGATTCTAACGTCCTTAGCGATTCTCATCGTATCCATTATCATCTTCGGATGGCTTGCAGCGAAAATTTATCGCACAGGTGTGTTGATGTACGGTAAACGTCCAACCTTTAAAGAGTTATTTAAGGCCATGAAGGCTTATAAGATCTAA